The nucleotide sequence TGGTGGAATATACAATGCGACCGCGAAGAAACAGCTTCATTCCTGAAAACCCTTCCTGGTGCGAGAATTCGCATCGGCGGCTCATTATTTTCCATATACCGGATCTGTACGGAAGATGTATGTGTTCTAAGGAGAACATCAGGATTTTGCTCAATGAAAAAAGTATCCTGCATATCTCTTGCCGGGTGATATTCTGGGAGATTAAGAGCTGTAAAGTTATGCCAATCGTCTTCAATTTCAGGACCGTCTGCAACGGCAAAACCAATGGATTTGAAGATGTCAATGATTTTATTTTTCACAAGATTGATAGGGTGGCGAGAGCCCAGCTCCAGTGGAAAAGCAGGTCTGGAAAGATCTTCCTTTTCGACAATAAGAGAACTTTCCGAAGATGTTTTAAGCTCTTCGATTTTCCCGTTTACCGCTTGTTTCAGAGTGTTGATTTTCTGGCCGGCATCCTTTTTCTGTTCGTTCGGAACTTGTTTCAAAAATTCATAAAAATCATTCAAAACGCCTTTTTTTCCGGTAAAGCGGATTCGGAATTGCTCGATTTCGTCCTTTGCAGAAGATTGGAAATTTTGTACTTCTACCAACAGCTCATCAATTTTCTCTAGCATTGCTTATAATAAATTATAGAGTGCAAAAATACGATTTTAAAATAAAAAAATCTGCCTTTAAGAAAGCAGATTAATTATAATTTTATGCTAATAGCAAAAAGCCAGATGCAAAAAGCTATTTATTTCTTTTCAATAGCCTTAACTTTCATTTGAACATTGATCTCGTTTTTGATAAGACCTTCTGCAGCAGGCATCTGAAATTTAATTCCAAATTCATCTCTATTAATGTCTTTCGGCTCTGTTGCAATACTAAGCTCCCCATCTTTTATTTTAACATTGGCATTAAAAGTAGCTGGTTTTGTAATTCCTTTAAGAGTCAGATTTCCATCTAGTACTGTGTTGTAATCACTTCCTGCTGGCGCTTCTGTAATTTTTGTGATTTCGTAAGAAGCGGTTGGAAATTTCTCTACATCAAAAAAATCTGCACTTTTGAGATGCCCAATAAGTTTTGAATTGCCATCAGTTTCTTTCAGATCTTCATTCGCAATAGAATTCATATCAATCACAAATTGCCCGCTTTCCAGCTTATTATCTTTTACGGTAACTTCACCACTTTCGAATTTCAAAGTTCCAATATGACTAGTGTTGTCGGACTTCACTACTTTAAAACCTTTCCATTCTGCTTTACTGTTCATTGTATCTATCACGTATATTTGTCCATTTGTAGTAGTAAGCACTTCATTGCTTTCGCTGCTCACGGGTTTGTCTTTTCCGCAGGAAATTACAAAAATAGAGGCTGAGATCATCAGGATAGCTGCAATAATGGTTGTTTTTTTCATATCAGACTGTAGAAATTTAGAATGCTGAGTGTCCATTTGCTTGGTTTTCACTCAGAATATTTTAATTTGTTATTAAGTTTTACGTTCTTTGCTAAAATAATAAAATTATTACACTTCAAAAAACAATTTTCATAAAATGCTCTTAGAAGTCAAAAATCTTTATTTCAATTATCAGACCAATAATCCCCTGTTTCATAACCTGAACCTGCATGTAGATGAAGGTCAGATAGTTGCTTTGGCGGGTGAAAGTGGCTGCGGCAAGTCAACCTTGCTGAGCCTGATATACGGACTGATGGATTGGCAGAGCGGTGAAATTATTTTTGACGGTGAAAAATTGTTTGGCCCAAAAGGAAATCTAGTACCTGGAGAGTCGAAAATGAAATTCGTAGCGCAGAACTATGATTTGATGCCCTACGGGACAGTTTACGATAACGTTGGAAAATATATTTCTAACATCAATTTAACATCAAAAAAAGAGAAAGTTGATGAATTATTGGATATTGTTGGACTTTCAGAATATGCGAAAGTGATTCCTAAAAATTTAAGCGGAGGACAACAACAACGTGTGGCGATTGCCAGAGCTTTGGCTATACTTCCTAAGATGCTTTTGCTGGATGAGCCTTTTAGTAACCTTGATTTTTCCAGAAAATTCGAATTGCGAGACAAGCTGTTCAGTTATGCAAGAGAAAACAATATGAGTCTGATAATTTCTACGCATAATCTGGAAGAAGTGCTGCCTTGGGCGGATAAAATCGTGGTGTTGCAAAATGGTAGGCTGATTCAGAATGATTCGCCAAAAGAAACTTACGAAAATCCTTACAACGATTATGTTGCCAAGCTTCTGGGCGAAGTCAATATTTTTACAGAAGGAGAAAAAACTCAATTTAATCTTTCCAAAAAGCATTACTTTCCGCATCAGATAAAAATTGCTGAAGGTGGAGTTGAAGCAAGTGTTTTAGAAAGTCTTTTTGCGGGTTCGTATTACCGAAATAAGGTCAGAATTAATGATAAATCAATTGTTGTTTATTCTCAAAATAAACTTTCCGGCAACGTAAATTTAGAGTTTTAATTGTCACCCATATCCAGATTGTTGATAAAATATGGATAACTTATAGATTTTCAGTTTGTTGAATTGTATAAAATTTATAATTTTGACAAACGAAAATACATAAGGAATTTTTTGGTTAATTCTCTTTCTGCCTTAGGGACTGGAAATTAGCTTCGTTACTGCGAACAATCAGAGTCTTTGAAAGTTTACCCTGCCAAAATTTTCCTTTTTTTTGTTTGATACTGTAAAAGGCTTCGACTCCGCTCAGCCAGACATTTAGTATTTAAAATTGTCACACGGAGCGGAGTCGAAGTGTTTTATTTATAGAATTTTTAAGCCTTCTTTACAAACTCAGACTTCAAAGCCATAGAACCGAAGCCATCAATTTTGCAATCGATATTATGGTCAGAATCTGGACGAAGACGGATGTTTTTAACTTTGGTTCCTGCTTTTACAGGTTTTGGAGCACCTTTCACGGGCAAATCTTTAATCACAATTACAGAATCTCCATTTTGCAATTCTTTCCCAAGAGAATCGAAAATTTTGCCTTCCGCTGAAACTTCCGCTGGATCCCACTCGTGAAAACATTGGGAACAAACTTGTAGATTGTCTTGTTCATAAGTGAATTCGGATTGGCATTTTGGGCAAAGAATTGTGTCGCTCATAGATTTTAATTTGAGAAGCAAAGGTAAGATTAATTACGTTTATTTTGAAATGAGATAATTCATAAGTCAAGAAATCTATCATTCATTATTTATAATTCATCATTAATTTTTAGATTTGTGCGCAACTAAAATAAATCTTCCTTTTAAAATGAAAAAAACCGC is from Epilithonimonas vandammei and encodes:
- the pheS gene encoding phenylalanine--tRNA ligase subunit alpha, translated to MLEKIDELLVEVQNFQSSAKDEIEQFRIRFTGKKGVLNDFYEFLKQVPNEQKKDAGQKINTLKQAVNGKIEELKTSSESSLIVEKEDLSRPAFPLELGSRHPINLVKNKIIDIFKSIGFAVADGPEIEDDWHNFTALNLPEYHPARDMQDTFFIEQNPDVLLRTHTSSVQIRYMENNEPPMRILAPGRVFRNEAVSSRSHCIFHQIEGLYIDENVSFADLKQTIQFFTTELFGKSKIRMRPSYFPFTEPSAEVDVYWGLNSETDYRITKGTGWLEIMGCGMVDPAVLKNVNIDPDKFSGYAFGMGIERIVMLLYQMSDIRMFFENDIRMLEQFKTL
- a CDS encoding YceI family protein, giving the protein MKKTTIIAAILMISASIFVISCGKDKPVSSESNEVLTTTNGQIYVIDTMNSKAEWKGFKVVKSDNTSHIGTLKFESGEVTVKDNKLESGQFVIDMNSIANEDLKETDGNSKLIGHLKSADFFDVEKFPTASYEITKITEAPAGSDYNTVLDGNLTLKGITKPATFNANVKIKDGELSIATEPKDINRDEFGIKFQMPAAEGLIKNEINVQMKVKAIEKK
- a CDS encoding sulfate/molybdate ABC transporter ATP-binding protein — protein: MLLEVKNLYFNYQTNNPLFHNLNLHVDEGQIVALAGESGCGKSTLLSLIYGLMDWQSGEIIFDGEKLFGPKGNLVPGESKMKFVAQNYDLMPYGTVYDNVGKYISNINLTSKKEKVDELLDIVGLSEYAKVIPKNLSGGQQQRVAIARALAILPKMLLLDEPFSNLDFSRKFELRDKLFSYARENNMSLIISTHNLEEVLPWADKIVVLQNGRLIQNDSPKETYENPYNDYVAKLLGEVNIFTEGEKTQFNLSKKHYFPHQIKIAEGGVEASVLESLFAGSYYRNKVRINDKSIVVYSQNKLSGNVNLEF
- a CDS encoding zinc ribbon domain-containing protein YjdM, whose translation is MSDTILCPKCQSEFTYEQDNLQVCSQCFHEWDPAEVSAEGKIFDSLGKELQNGDSVIVIKDLPVKGAPKPVKAGTKVKNIRLRPDSDHNIDCKIDGFGSMALKSEFVKKA